GGCGAACCGAATTGGGCGAGTTGGGACCTCACTGCCGCCGACATCGGCAATAGCGGACGCTCATCGGACTTCTTCACCGATCATAGTTTGCCCGCCGATTTCTACGAAGTCACCACCGACGATTACAACGGCGTCGGCAATATCAATTTCAACCGCGGCCACATGTGCCCTTCTGAAGACCGCACCGATAATACGAACGACAACGATATGGTTTTTCTCATGTCGAACATCATTCCGCAGGCGGCCACCAACAACCAGGGCGTATGGGGAAATTTTGAAGCGTATTGCCAGACGCAGGCGAAGGCGGGCAATGAACTTCTCATCACCTGCGGCCCGAGTTTGTTCAACAACACTTTCATCCCCAGCGGCAAGGCTCAAATTCCGCAATACACCTGGAAAATTGCGGTCATCGTTCCATCCGGGACCGGCACGGCGCTCAGCCGCATCACCGCCAGCACGCGCGTGATTTCCCTGAAGATTCCCAACTCAAATAATGTCACCGCGAATTGGTCGAACTACGTGACATCCGCGCGGCAAATCGAAGTGGATACCGGTTTCACTTTTTTTACCGCGCTGCCGCCCGACGTCGCTTCGACTTTGCGCAATGAAGTGGACGGCTCAAGCAGTCCCGCTCCGCTCATCAATAATTTTTCACCCACGAGTGGCGCGATTGGCATTGCCGTGACCATCAACGGAACCAATTTTAATGCTGCAACCGCCGTTGCTTTCAATGGCGTCGCCGCGCAATTCACCGTCAATTCCGCCACGCAAATCACCGCGATAGTTCCCATCGGCGCAAGCCCTGGCTTCATCAGCGTCACGACGCCCAACGGCACGGCCGTCAGTTCGGGAACATTTACCGTGACGGGCATCAGTCCCGACCTCGCCATCACTTCCACGCATTTGGGAAATTTCACTCAAGGCGCCACCGCGCAGACTTACACGCTCACCGTCACCAATCGTGGCACGCTGGCGTCAAGCGGCACGGTCTCGGTCACCGACACTTTGCCCGCCGGCCTGACCGCCACAGCCATCAGCGGCAACGGATGGACCACAAGTTTGTCGCCGCTGAGTTGCACGCGCACTGATTCCGTGACTGCCGGGTCAAGTTTTTCGCCCATCATCATCACCGTGGACGTCGCCGCAAATGCTCCGTCGTTGGTCACCAACATCGCGACCGTCTCCACCACCGGCGATACAAATTCCGCCAACGACACGGCGAGCGATCCCACCGTCATCGTGCCGCCTTCGACCGGCGGCAATACCAACCTGGTCATTCTCGCCGGTTGGAATACGCGCGGTTTGAATGTCCCATTCGGTCCATCGCCGTTCGCGCCCACGACGAACATCGCGAACATCCTCGTGGCCGGCCTCACTCGCGGCTCGGGCGTCGTTTCCAATAGCAGCGGCGCGACGAATGCCTGGGGCGGCACGACTTTTAACAGCACTTCCTCCACCGATGCCATTGCCGCAAATGAGTTCTGCACTTTCGGCCTCACCGCGAACTCCGGCTTCACGGTTTCTTACAACGCCATCAGCACCTTCAATTATCGCCGCTCCGGCACCGGCCCGACGAACGGCCTCGTGCAATATCAGATCGGCTCCGGCGCGTTCAACGACATCGCTTCGGTGAATTATCCGACGAACACTTCCAGCGGCGGCACGCTTCCGCCGATTGATCTTTCCACCATCACCGCGCTTCAAAATGTTCCTCCCGATACCAGCGTCACTTTCCGCATCGTGAATTGGAACGCCACCGGCAGCGGCGGCACGTGGTATATTTACGATTCGCTCAGCTCATCCGCACCCGACCTCGCCATCTCCGGCACGATTTCGCCGGTCGTGACGCTGACGCCGGTGGAAGCCTGGCGCTTGCAATATTTCGGCACCACCCATGACACCGGCACCGCTGCGGACACCGCGATTGCCACGAGCGATGGAATGGCGAACTTG
This sequence is a window from Verrucomicrobiia bacterium. Protein-coding genes within it:
- a CDS encoding DNA/RNA non-specific endonuclease, encoding MFLCAVSARATIDATLQMQLGNPSGATMDTNNHNHYLIQRTVEALDYSDTLGEPNWASWDLTAADIGNSGRSSDFFTDHSLPADFYEVTTDDYNGVGNINFNRGHMCPSEDRTDNTNDNDMVFLMSNIIPQAATNNQGVWGNFEAYCQTQAKAGNELLITCGPSLFNNTFIPSGKAQIPQYTWKIAVIVPSGTGTALSRITASTRVISLKIPNSNNVTANWSNYVTSARQIEVDTGFTFFTALPPDVASTLRNEVDGSSSPAPLINNFSPTSGAIGIAVTINGTNFNAATAVAFNGVAAQFTVNSATQITAIVPIGASPGFISVTTPNGTAVSSGTFTVTGISPDLAITSTHLGNFTQGATAQTYTLTVTNRGTLASSGTVSVTDTLPAGLTATAISGNGWTTSLSPLSCTRTDSVTAGSSFSPIIITVDVAANAPSLVTNIATVSTTGDTNSANDTASDPTVIVPPSTGGNTNLVILAGWNTRGLNVPFGPSPFAPTTNIANILVAGLTRGSGVVSNSSGATNAWGGTTFNSTSSTDAIAANEFCTFGLTANSGFTVSYNAISTFNYRRSGTGPTNGLVQYQIGSGAFNDIASVNYPTNTSSGGTLPPIDLSTITALQNVPPDTSVTFRIVNWNATGSGGTWYIYDSLSSSAPDLAISGTISPVVTLTPVEAWRLQYFGTTHDTGTAADTAIATSDGMANLLKYAFGLDPTVPATNPIVGDLSNGHLRITLPKNPNATDVTFTVEQTDDLANPNWTNTGTMIDQNTSTLLQVHDTNSVSAPGTQGYLRLRVSRP